DNA from Flavobacterium aestivum:
TGTTAGGTGTACCCATTGATGGTGATTTTGGTTCTATTACCCTTGCAGCTTTAGTGGCACAGAAAGGGGTTAGCAAGATAAGTATCAATGCTTTTTCCAAAAAAGCAAACGTTAAAACAAACGTCAAAACAAAATCCAAGATCGTTGCAAAACCTATTGCAAAAGCCGCAAGAAAGGTTTTACCTAAAGTGGGTCAAAAATTACAGGCGATAAAGGATACCAGTTTGTTTATTGCCAAGAAAGGAGCCAACGGAAAATACTTTGGTACCGGAGATAAATTCTTTAGCGGTGGTGATTTAAAATACGGGGATTTCGCGGGAACTTTTGTTGATGTGAATGCGACGGGTAATTATTTAGTCAAAATTTTTGACGGCTTTGCTTTTGTAAAAGCCGATGCCGTAAAACCTTATTGATTATGACCACACAAACCAAAGTAGTTATTGGTGCAATTGCCGTAATCGGATTGTATCTATTATTTAAAAAACCAAAAGTTGAACCTCAAAAAGTAATCCTGTAATGAGTTTTGTTTTATCTAATAAAACCTTGTTTTACAATGCATTCGTAAAATATGGTATCACCACCCCTTTAAGAATTGCCCATTTTCTAGGACAATTGGCTCACGAGAGCCGAAATTTCACCGCTTCCGTTGAATCTATATCCTATAACAACGCCCAAAAGAAATATCAAAACCATAAATATTTGGGTAATACCAAAGTCGGTGACGGTTATCGATTTCGAGGGCGTGGACTCATCCAATTGACAGGTCGAGCCAATTACCAACGTTACAAAAATTTCTCAGGAATTGATATTGTAAATAACCCCAGTTTGGCATCCGATTTAGCAATCTCTATTGATATTGCCTGTTGGTATTGGGTTTATGGCAGTGCATGGGGTAATCTTAACAAATATGCCGATCTCGACAATGTTACCAGTGTTACCAAAGGGATTAACGGAGGTACAAACGGACTGGAAGAGCGTATTAAACTCGTAGCCTATTATAAAGCCCAAAAAGTAACTCTCGAAGTATTAAAAAAAAAAGTTCAATTACCTAGTCGCAAGTCTTCTAATGCTCACGCTTGGGATTGGCTCGCATATAATTATCAAATATTCAAATTTAAATGAAAAACATTTTAATCAATAGTTTCAAATATCTTCAAGAGCACTTTTTGTTTATGCTGTTAGTATTGGCGGGTATTTTCACCAAGATTTATTTTGCTATCAGCAAAGGCAAGAAACCTACCCTGAGTTGGTTTCTTGCCGAAGCTATAGTTAGCGTATTTGTGGCGTTTTCGGTTTATGTGATTTGTGACCAATACCTAAGCCTTAACAAAGTCATTGCCTATGTCATTTGCGCTTGGGGTGGTTCTTTATCCACCCTTATACATAGTGAAGTTGAAGAACTAATCAGCAGCTTTTTTGATGTTCTCAAAGTGTTGCTAAAAACCAAATTTAAATAATCATGTCAAAAAATATCCAATTTCTAAATTCTCTCAAAACCCTTTTGGAGCTGCTTTACTTTCTTATTGCCCTTTTTACTTTGGGCTTGATATTTAATAGTTGTGCGACTAAGCCTATCGAAAACACGCACACTATTGAGCGGGTTATAGAACACCATACGGACAGCGTAAAAAGCACAGAGATAAACAAGGCGATTATTGATAGTTTAATGATTCAGATTGCCAAAGTTAAAACGGCTAAACCTGATTGTGACAGCATAACACAAGCCACCGTTGACCAACTATTGCAACAACTCAACAGACGCAAAAAATCAGGCGATAATGAAGCGGGTATCCATTACGACGATTTAAAAAAAGAGCTTGTAATCTGGCAGAAAATGGCAGAAACCAAAAATGAAAATGTAGCTACCAACAAAGTAAAGATTGTTACCCAAATTGACAAGCAAT
Protein-coding regions in this window:
- a CDS encoding peptidoglycan-binding domain-containing protein produces the protein MKLSDENKILIGVTVIGVGALGFFYWKKKQNEALDNTTDVMLESAEPSSQATNPNPQTGASLNRNLLLTKGSKGLEVRELQRLLGVPIDGDFGSITLAALVAQKGVSKISINAFSKKANVKTNVKTKSKIVAKPIAKAARKVLPKVGQKLQAIKDTSLFIAKKGANGKYFGTGDKFFSGGDLKYGDFAGTFVDVNATGNYLVKIFDGFAFVKADAVKPY
- a CDS encoding glycoside hydrolase family 19 protein, which encodes MSFVLSNKTLFYNAFVKYGITTPLRIAHFLGQLAHESRNFTASVESISYNNAQKKYQNHKYLGNTKVGDGYRFRGRGLIQLTGRANYQRYKNFSGIDIVNNPSLASDLAISIDIACWYWVYGSAWGNLNKYADLDNVTSVTKGINGGTNGLEERIKLVAYYKAQKVTLEVLKKKVQLPSRKSSNAHAWDWLAYNYQIFKFK